From Pelagicoccus albus, the proteins below share one genomic window:
- a CDS encoding TRAP transporter substrate-binding protein, with the protein MDRKSLSFLAVGFFVGILVSSVSFSFITANRGDSVSSARVLKLAHGLDTAHPVHLGMVRMKERLEELSGGTMTIDIYPSGVLGSEVQCIEQLQGGVLAMTKTSTAAMENFIPEFGVFGVPYLFKDEETYWNILDGEIGTELLSVGDKAGLHGLCYYDSGSRNFYSTKKPIRSPKDLVGMKIRVQNSRMAMAMIEAMGGSPTPIAWGELYSSLAQGVVDGAENNPPSFESSRHFEVSKFFTPDAHTRVPDLLMISNPVWDSLTSQQQQWLHDAAVESSAYQRELWAEKTKESLAAVVAAGVEIVDCDPAEFQAACASIADTLVGTPMEPWLNKIQAAQ; encoded by the coding sequence ATGGATAGAAAATCCCTTTCATTTCTCGCTGTTGGATTCTTTGTTGGAATTCTTGTCAGCAGCGTCTCTTTCTCGTTCATCACGGCCAACCGTGGCGACTCCGTATCCAGCGCCCGAGTACTCAAGCTCGCCCATGGATTAGACACGGCCCATCCGGTGCACCTCGGAATGGTGCGCATGAAGGAACGCTTGGAGGAGCTATCTGGCGGGACGATGACCATCGATATCTATCCCAGTGGGGTTTTGGGCTCGGAGGTCCAGTGTATCGAGCAGCTGCAGGGCGGTGTGTTGGCCATGACCAAGACTTCCACGGCGGCTATGGAGAACTTCATTCCCGAGTTCGGCGTTTTTGGTGTGCCTTACCTTTTCAAGGATGAAGAGACTTATTGGAATATCCTCGATGGCGAGATAGGCACCGAATTGCTTTCGGTTGGCGATAAGGCCGGACTGCACGGCCTTTGTTATTACGACTCTGGTAGCCGCAATTTCTACAGCACGAAGAAGCCGATTCGCAGTCCGAAGGATTTAGTGGGCATGAAGATCCGCGTGCAAAATAGCCGCATGGCTATGGCGATGATCGAAGCGATGGGAGGATCGCCCACTCCGATCGCTTGGGGTGAGCTTTATTCTTCCCTCGCGCAGGGAGTCGTTGATGGAGCTGAAAACAACCCGCCGAGTTTCGAATCCAGCCGACACTTCGAGGTGAGCAAGTTCTTTACCCCTGATGCCCATACCCGCGTTCCGGATCTGCTTATGATTAGCAACCCGGTCTGGGATTCTCTGACTTCCCAGCAGCAACAATGGCTGCATGACGCTGCAGTGGAATCTTCCGCCTATCAGCGTGAACTTTGGGCAGAGAAGACCAAGGAGTCTTTGGCTGCGGTAGTGGCAGCGGGAGTGGAAATCGTGGATTGCGATCCGGCCGAGTTCCAAGCCGCCTGCGCTTCAATCGCTGATACGTTGGTCGGCACCCCGATGGAGCCATGGCTCAATAAAATCCAAGCGGCCCAGTAA
- a CDS encoding glycoside hydrolase family 28 protein, giving the protein MFKAMKTPWFGITALSLAGFALSVQVQGETKERVVSQEEAYEWLVADEIMERIAAPEFRDAVYDIREYGAKEGEENVDAGDAIAEAIEACHSAGGGKVLVPAGTYYTGPIHLLSNVNLHLEEGATLKFSTDPKDYLPAVFTRWEGVELYNYSALIYAYDQQNIGITGKGVLDGQAGDDAWWSWKGRSEWGWEEGMPHQGPARARLMEQAEAGVPVEERVYGEGDYLRPNLIQPYKCENVLIEGVTVKNSPMWNLNPVLCRNVIVRGVNISSHGPNNDGCNPESSKDVLIEDCMFDTGDDCIAIKSGRNNDGRRVNVPSENIIVRNSNMAEGHGGVVIGSEISGGVRNVFVENCEMNSPHLERALRIKTNSIRGGLIENIFVRDVQVGSVADSVIKVNFLYEEGDAGDFAPVVRNIVVRRLVSAKSKYALFVKGYEHTPITGLHLIDCQFEGVEKPSVLLNIQELQLDGVLMNTGAKTDSWGNPL; this is encoded by the coding sequence ATGTTTAAGGCAATGAAAACCCCTTGGTTTGGAATTACGGCGCTTTCGCTCGCCGGATTTGCGCTGTCCGTTCAGGTTCAGGGCGAAACGAAAGAGAGAGTTGTTTCGCAGGAAGAGGCCTACGAATGGCTGGTTGCGGACGAGATCATGGAACGGATCGCCGCACCCGAATTTCGTGATGCCGTGTACGATATACGTGAATACGGAGCGAAAGAGGGCGAAGAGAACGTCGACGCGGGAGACGCGATAGCCGAAGCTATCGAGGCATGTCACTCTGCAGGGGGCGGCAAGGTGCTTGTGCCAGCTGGAACGTACTACACCGGGCCTATTCATCTTTTGAGCAATGTGAACTTGCACTTGGAGGAGGGGGCTACTCTGAAGTTTAGTACGGATCCGAAGGATTACCTTCCTGCGGTGTTTACACGTTGGGAAGGTGTGGAGCTGTATAATTACTCCGCCCTCATTTATGCCTACGACCAGCAGAACATTGGTATCACCGGCAAAGGCGTTCTGGATGGGCAAGCGGGTGACGATGCTTGGTGGTCCTGGAAGGGCCGTTCCGAGTGGGGATGGGAGGAAGGCATGCCGCATCAAGGTCCTGCCCGAGCTCGCTTAATGGAACAGGCCGAAGCAGGAGTTCCCGTGGAAGAGCGAGTTTACGGGGAGGGCGATTACCTGCGTCCCAATTTGATTCAGCCCTACAAATGCGAAAACGTTTTGATCGAAGGGGTGACGGTTAAGAATTCACCGATGTGGAATCTCAACCCCGTGCTTTGTCGCAATGTAATCGTGCGAGGAGTGAACATTTCGAGCCACGGGCCCAACAACGATGGCTGTAACCCGGAGAGCTCCAAGGACGTGCTGATCGAGGACTGCATGTTTGATACTGGCGACGATTGTATCGCCATCAAATCGGGCCGCAATAACGACGGACGAAGAGTCAACGTACCATCTGAAAACATCATTGTCCGTAATTCGAACATGGCTGAAGGTCATGGAGGGGTCGTAATCGGCAGCGAAATTTCTGGCGGCGTGCGGAACGTGTTTGTCGAAAATTGCGAAATGAACAGCCCGCATCTGGAGCGAGCGCTTCGTATCAAGACGAACTCGATACGTGGAGGTTTGATCGAGAACATTTTCGTACGCGACGTGCAGGTGGGAAGCGTGGCTGATTCGGTTATTAAGGTAAATTTCCTCTACGAGGAAGGAGACGCGGGCGATTTTGCTCCAGTTGTTCGAAACATCGTAGTTCGCCGCCTCGTCAGCGCCAAAAGCAAGTATGCCCTTTTCGTGAAAGGCTACGAGCACACGCCGATCACTGGTTTGCATCTCATAGATTGCCAGTTCGAAGGCGTGGAGAAGCCCAGCGTCTTGCTCAATATTCAAGAACTACAGCTAGATGGCGTGCTAATGAATACCGGCGCCAAAACTGATAGTTGGGGCAACCCCCTCTAG